From a single Oreochromis niloticus isolate F11D_XX linkage group LG3, O_niloticus_UMD_NMBU, whole genome shotgun sequence genomic region:
- the LOC109202555 gene encoding general transcription factor II-I repeat domain-containing protein 2, with product MAGKKCTAKRKYEDEHRTFLTEWESLYFFVKRNGKPFCLICQTSLAHFKASNLQHHFSSLHANIDQEFPKGTELRKHELATLKSQAEKQIQFFQKFTKRSETITLASYQLAWNIARAKKPYNEGEFVKKCLSDVVEILSPENNKLKRMVSDVQLSHHTVEHRISYINTAIESQLHSDLQACEYFSVALDESCDIQDKPQLAIFARSVSNDCVIKEELLDIVPLKDRTRGIETMMAAFEKANLPITKLTAIATDGAPAMMGSVNGLVGLCKADQTIPDFWNFHCIIHMEQLVSKSLNLDNVMKPVMEIVNYIRTHALNHRQFKNLIAELDQGLPGDLPLHCTVRWLAKGQVLSRFFELLDAVKLFMEEKDKDYPELSDLK from the coding sequence ATGGCAGGGAAAAAATgcacagcaaaaagaaaatatgaagaTGAACACAGGACGTTTTTAACAGAGTGGGagagtttatatttttttgttaaacgCAATGGCAAGCCATTCTGCCTTATATGCCAGACATCATTAGCGCATTTCAAAGCTTCAAATCTTCAGCACCACTTCAGCTCACTCCATGCTAACATCGACCAGGAATTTCCAAAAGGGACTGAACTTCGCAAGCACGAGTTGGCCACTTTGAAAAGTCAGGCAGAAAAGCAGATACAGTTTTTCCAAAAATTTACGAAGCGGTCAGAGACCATAACGCTCGCATCCTATCAGCTGGCTTGGAACATTGCACGGGCTAAAAAGCCATACAATGAAGGGGAGTTTGTTAAAAAATGCCTCAGTGATGTTGTTGAAATCTTGTCTcctgaaaacaacaaattaaaacgCATGGTATCAGACGTCCAACTGTCCCACCACACTGTTGAACACAGAATATCGTACATTAACACGGCTATTGAATCACAGTTGCACTCTGACCTTCAAGCATGTGAGTATTTTAGTGTCGCATTGGATGAGAGTTGTGATATACAAGACAAGCCTCAGTTGGCAATATTTGCACGGTCTGTGTCAAACGATTGTGTGATCAAAGAAGAACTCCTGGATATTGTGCCATTAAAAGACAGAACCCGTGGCATAGAAACCATGATGGCTGCATTTGAAAAAGCAAATCTGCCCATAACgaaattaactgcaatagccacGGATGGAGCACCAGCCATGATGGGATCTGTGAACGGGCTTGTGGGGCTGTGCAAAGCTGAccaaactattcctgacttttGGAATTTCCACTGCATCATCCACATGGAGCAACTCGTGTCTAAATCATTGAATTTAGATAACGTCATGAAGCCTGTGATGGAAATCGTCAACTATATCCGCACACATGCGCTTAACCACAGGCAATTTAAGAATCTCATCGCTGAGCTGGACCAAGGGCTTCCAGGTGACCTGCCGCTGCACTGCACTGTGAGGTGGCTGGCAAAAGGCCAGGTACTCTCTCGCTTCTTTGAGCTTTTGGATGCCGTGAAACTGTTTATGGAAGAGAAGGACAAGGACTATCCCGAGCTCTCGGACCTCAAGTGA